A window from Engraulis encrasicolus isolate BLACKSEA-1 chromosome 11, IST_EnEncr_1.0, whole genome shotgun sequence encodes these proteins:
- the vsig8a gene encoding V-set and immunoglobulin domain-containing protein 8a: MNGHPSAAAAVILFGYLVSLCKDVSVAMEITSSGPQTLQMAQGDAVTLGCTYSPGPLDTGELDIEWSIVSPDTTQKDQPVISYTSGRKYIHGNPDLMKGLDFAAGNPSNGDASLSISSVSGGHSGVYQCKVKKSPGVDTRKLSLVVMERPSPPKCSVEGGEAVGRPVTLRCRSLQGSTPMSYQWKREIGGPTPPEATEDTLTGELKISNHSEAFTGIYTCEVSNSVGKGRCKINLRALKPPNKAGVVAGTVVGVLLLVIIIAIVIWLLVFRRQPRFEKEVSNDIREDVPPPESRPASRMSSRNRGVGYSPVEGASQFPSSSSTSYSANKYEYDSRFGYAV; this comes from the exons ATGAATGGACATCCCTCTGCTGCTGCCGCAGTCATACTGTTTGGCTACCTGGTGTCACTCTGCAAAG ATGTTTCCGTGGCAATGGAGATCACCTCCTCAGGACCCCAGACTCTGCAGATGGCCCAGGGGGATGCAGTGACTCTGGGGTGCACCTACTCACCAGGGCCCCTGGATACTGGGGAGCTGGACATCGAATGGTCCATTGTCAGCCCCGACACGACCCAGAAAGACCAGCCT gtcATTTCCTACACTAGTGGGAGGAAGTACATCCATGGCAACCCTGACCTGATGAAGGGCTTGGACTTTGCGGCGGGAAACCCGTCCAATGGCGACGCCTCCCTGTCGATCTCCTCGGTGTCGGGCGGCCACAGTGGAGTCTACCAGTGCAAGGTGAAGAAGTCGCCAGGGGTGGACACACGCAAACTCTCCCTGGTGGTCATGG AGCGTCCGTCTCCGCCTAAGTGTTCAGTGGAGGGGGGAGAGGCGGTTGGGCGGCCCGTGACACTACGCTGCAGGTCCCTCCAGGGCTCCACTCCTATGTCCTACCAGTGGAAGAGGGAGATCGGAGGGCCCACACCCCCGGAGGCCACGGAGG ACACTCTGACAGGGGAGCTGAAGATCAGCAATCACTCTGAGGCCTTCACGGGCATCTACACCTGTGAGGTCAGCAACAGCGTGGGCAAAGGACGCTGCAAGATCAACCTGAGAGCCCTCAAGC CTCCCAATAAGGCTGGCGTGGTGGCAGGGACTGTGGTGGGGGTCCTCCTGCTggtcatcatcatcgccatcgtCATCTGGCTGCTGGTGTTCAGGCGACAGCCCAGATTCGAGAAGGAGGTGTCCAATGATATCAG AGAGGATGTCCCGCCCCCAGAGAGCCGTCCAGCCAGCCGCATGTCCAGTCGTAACAGGGGCGTGGGCTACAGTCCAGTGGAGGGGGCCTCTCAgttcccatcctcctccagcaCCAGCTACTCGGCCAACAAGTACGAGTACGACAGCCGCTTTGGCTACGCCGTCTGA
- the prkab1a gene encoding 5'-AMP-activated protein kinase subunit beta-1a, producing MGNTSSERAGMGQGEKTHRRDSRGAKEGDRPKILMDSPEDADIFHGEDMKAPMEKDEFFAWQQDLEANVKGPVEDRPTVFRWTGMGKEVFVAGSFNNWTNKIPLTRSQNNFVAIVDLPEGEHQYKFYVDGNWIHDPTEPVVTNQMGSVNNIIQVKKTDFEVFDALMVDSQKCSDMSDLSSSPPGPYHQDAYTPKQDEKFKSPPILPPHLLQVILNKDTGISCDPALLPEPNHVMLNHLYALSIKDGVMVLSATHRYKKKYVTTLLYKPI from the exons ATGGGAAACACCAGCAGCGAGAGAGCGGGCATGGGGCAGGGCGAGAAGACCCACAGGCGGGACAGCAGGGGTGCCAAGGAGGGGGACAGGCCCAAGATCCTTATGGACAGCCCCGAGGACGCAGACATCTTCCACGGGGAGGACATGAAG GCTCCAATGGAGAAGGACGAGTTCTTTGCCTGGCAGCAGGACTTGGAGGCCAATGTCAAGGGCCCGGTGGAGGACCGGCCCACCGTCTTCCGCTGGACCGGCATGGGCAAGGAGGTGTTCGTGGCCGGCTCCTTCAACAACTGGACCAACAAGATCCCCCTGACCAGGAG TCAGAACAACTTTGTAGCTATAGTGGACCTGCCTGAGGGAGAGCACCAGTATAAATTCTACGTTGACGGCAATTGGATCCACGACCCAACAGag CCGGTAGTGACCAATCAAATGGGGAGTGTTAACAACATCATCCAGGTGAAGAAGACGGACTTTGAGGTCTTTGATGCCCTCATGGTGGACTCCCAAAAATGCTCAGATATGTCAG ACCTCTCCAGCTCTCCCCCTGGTCCGTACCACCAGGACGCCTACACTCCCAAGCAGGACGAGAAGTTCAAGTCTCCGCCCATCCTGCCCCCTCACCTGCTGCAGGTCATCCTCAACAAGGACACGGGCATCTCG TGTGACCCAGCCTTGCTCCCAGAACCCAATCACGTCATGCTGAACCACCTCTATGCACTATCCATAAAG GATGGAGTGATGGTACTGAGCGCCACGCATCGTTACAAGAAGAAGTACGTCACCACACTCCTCTACAAGCCCATTTGA
- the LOC134458080 gene encoding phospholipase A2, minor isoenzyme-like, whose amino-acid sequence MNSLSAILLLACGLCFAQAMDYRALWQFRDMIICANPTSWPILEYADYGCYCGKGGSGTPVDDLDRCCEVHDACYGDAMQHDSCWPIFDNPYTEIYAFTCDKPSNTVTCPADKNNECEQFICECDRKAAECFSTAGYNPEHEHLPSDQCQ is encoded by the exons ATGAACTCTCTctccgccatcctcctcctcgcctGTGGGCTCTGCTTTG cccaGGCCATGGACTACAGGGCTCTGTGGCAGTTCAGGGACATGATCATCTGTGCCAACCCCACCAGCTGGCCCATCCTGGAGTACGCTGACTACGGCTGCTACTGCGGCAAGGGCGGCTCTGGCACCCCCGTCGACGACCTGGACAG ATGCTGCGAGGTGCATGACGCTTGCTACGGCGATGCCATGCAGCACGATTCCTGTTGGCCCATCTTCGACAACCCCTACACCGAGATCTATGCCTTCACCTGCGACAAGCCCAGCAACACCGTCACCTGCCCAG CTGACAAGAACAACGAGTGTGAGCAGTTCATCTGTGAGTGCGACAGGAAGGCCGCTGAGTGTTTCTCCACCGCTGGCTACAATCCCGAACACGAGCACCTGCCCAGCGATCAGTGCCAGTAA